The Brachypodium distachyon strain Bd21 chromosome 4, Brachypodium_distachyon_v3.0, whole genome shotgun sequence nucleotide sequence CGGGTCAGCACTTCGCTCTCCATGTGGTGAATCGAGCTTTCGGCCGACCGGATCCGGCTGAGCGCAGCCGGCAGGATTCCTCTGCCTGCGTTGTCAACGGAGCACGCGCCTCAGAAAATCCTGTGGATTTGGAGAAGGCAGCGGAGAACCCTGGGAAGAGCAGTGCGCAACAGGGCTCCTCAACAGGCGGTATCGGCGAACCAGCTCCGTCGGAAAAGCGTGTGGGTTCTGGGGAGATAGAGCATGCTGGGCAGCACCATGGCGCCCCTCCTGCGCCTGCAGGCATAGGTGACGACGCAGGCGCCAGTGGCACCGGAGGTTGGAGGCGCAGGTATCTATTGTTTGGCGCCACTGGCTGTGGAGTGACAACTGACAAGTAGTATTAAATCGATTAATTGCCACTGACCTTGATGCATATTGGGCATGAATACTAGTGCTTCCTGTTTATTCACGAACTATCCGATGAATCGCTGCTTAGCATATATAGTAACATGCCCACATGATTGTCCCCTTCCCTAGCGTGGCTTGAAATTTTAGGAAGTTCAGTTGTGAACACCTGTGTAGGATTTTATCTCGTTCAAAGGGACAACACGAAACAAACACATAACTCTTACTTGCTGGATGCAGGATTAGGCGAGGCCGGATCCCGGATGAACGGGAACCAGATGCTGATCGTGTAAGCGCGCTGGAGAAGGCGTTGACTGGCTTCGCAGTGAGGCAGACTGATGTTATTGTTAGTCCAGCTGTGGGGACCTGTTTCGATTCACTTGCGGAGGCGTATGAGTTTTATAACATCTACTCCTGGGAAACAGGGTTCGGGATTAGGTATGGCAGGAGCAGGGTGAATTCAAAGGGAAGTAAATGCATGCAGGAAATTACTTGCTGCCAGGGGGTAAGAAAGCCTGTACTAACTGGTTAGCTTTTCTGTGGCTGTTGGTTTTGAAAAATTATACAATGATTTTGTTGCCTTGCAGGGTAAACCAGCAAAGGATGGGAAATCGCGCAGGTGCGATTGCACTGCTCTAATTAGGCTACTGCGAACCGATGACAACGGATGGTATATAACCCAGCATAGGAAAGTGCATAACCATGGTTTTTCCACGGCATATTACAACAAGTTGCAGTGGCCGTCTCATAAGCATATAGATAAGTACACCAGGGATTTGGTTCGACAGTTGGCAGGGAATAATGTTAATTTGGGTGTGTATGATACAATTGCTTCCTTTTTTGGAAGAAGAACCGAGAATGTCCCCTTCACAAAGCGTTCAATCAGGACGCTGTGTGGGGAAGTTATTCGCGAGCAAGCGGCTGATGACGATGCTAGGAAGACCATGGAGACAGCTCCTGTACTCGGAGAAAAGGATCCAGAAAACCATACACAGGAGGAGACACCAGTCAATCATCGTGGGTCAACCTCAACCAATACTGATTCCGTGAATGTGCCGGCCGATCCCCTGAGATACCCTGATCAGGGTGATACACAGATAAACACTGAGGCTGGCAGGCTGGCCGATCTGATGTTAGCTTTTGGGGATTGTCACCTGGTTCTTAAAAACTGCACCTATGATGATCTCATGAACTCCAATGGCACCATGTCCGGCTTAGAAGAGGCAGTGAAGGCTGTGACACCCCACCTTCAGCAGGGCATCTTCGGTGACCTGTGGTCCAGGGCCCACAATTCTGGTGGCATTGTGTCAGCACAGGTGCTGACCATCAGGGACCTATTTAGGTTCACGCGTTGGCTCACTACCACCACAGGTCAGCATAATCTGCGCTGCGTCGAGCAGCATGTCAAGCTGGTCAAATCTGGGAACGGTGTCTTTGAGCCTGAGCAGATGGCCCTCCTCCAACTTTATCAGGCCGAGAATGATGAACATTCACGTGAGATGCGCAGGCTGCAGGGAGAAAGGGATGAGAAGATCGCGCACTATATGGCGAAGATTGACGAGGCCCGCAAAACTTTTGAGGTCAACGTTGAAGCTGCAAAGGTGCGGTACCCTGTATCCTCATCCTATTGTCCCCTGGATACAAATGAGCTCCGTGGTCAGTGCTGGACAGTGTATCTTGCCCACTGTCGGAAGGAGGCAAAGGATCTGAATGCAAGGGCCTCAAACATTGTCGAAAAGTATGGGCCAGAGTTGCTGCAGCGTCATCTCTATGAATTCTGCAGCCAGGAGACCAACCGTGAGGCCCTCCTCAAGTATGGCCAGACCAAAGTCAAGAAGCTGAAGGAGGCGGGAGTTGCTCAGGGAGAAAACACCCTTCATGGCTACATGGCGCTCCTTGATATTGAAAAGGCTTGCGCGTTACTCGCTGCTGAAGAGCAAATCGCTAATGACCCAGACACATGTGGGGGCGGTGATGAAGAACGTAGGACCAATAGAAGCAATGGTGTTGCAAGAGATGTGGCCGCTGGAGGTGCTGCACAAGAAAATGGCAGTGAGGACGCGCCCGAACGCCCTCCTCTGCAAAAGCGTCTAAGGAGCGGTCAATCCTATGCTCGGTGATGACTCCTAAAGCAGGTGGTTCACATTCCTCCAAGTGGGTCATGATGGCGAGGAATGTTTATTTATCTTGTCGCAAATTCAAGGTGGGGAGGTTTGCTGATCAGGTTGCCCATGGATTCTGAATTAAACCTCGTTGTGAGGTATATTCGAATATGTGCAATGTTTGTAGTGCAATAGAAATCTATCTTCCTGAAGCTTCCCGGAAATGTTGGGTCTCGTTGTGAGATATATTAGAATAGTGTTAATGGATGTAAACTATATGGTTGGAGGAATATTTAGTTGACATGTTTATCTCTTTGCCTTCATCTTTTCCACTTGCCCTTGGATCTCTTGGCCAAACTGTAGCTACGATATTTTGGAAGctcatttctttctttatatGATTCATAACATCATAGTGTCTTGGCGGGTGCTGTTCCTGACCTACGAGGAGCTCGCGGCCGACACGCTGGGCCAGGTGCGGCGGCTCGCGGGGTTCGTGGGCAGCCCGTTCACggcggaggagatgggggCCGGGGATGGACAGGAGGATCGTGGTGGAGGCGTGCGCCATGGAGAGGCTGGCGTTGGCGAAGCTGGAGGTGAACCGGTCGGGAGGACGGACATGATGGACTGCTCCCGTGCTCCGTGCCCAACGATGTGTTCTTCTGGCGCGGCGTTGTCGGGGACTGGAAGAACCACCTCCTCACGACGGAGATGGGCAGGATGGTTGATGAGATTACCGAGCGTAGGTTCAGAGGATCTGGCTTGGTGCTCCCAACTAGCTAAATGCACTAATGGGTTCATGACCAAATTTTCAACAAGGGTTTTGTATCATCAACCCACGCTGTACGCATGCACGACATTTGTAGAATCTTCAGCATTCCTTATCAGGCATGAATGAACTGAAATGTCGTGTGCCTAACGAAGGACGCCACTAATGTCAAAAATGGGTCAATGAGATCAGGGAGCAGGTTCAGAGGTTCTGGGTTTAGTTGCCACCAGCAACCGCAAGACAATGGATGATAACACAAGCACTTGCACAAAATGCATATAATTTTCGACATTACTCAGCAAACATTGGACGGGGAAATAATACAAATGTTGTAACATTCTACATGAACATCGCTAGTATCATGTGGTATTTTCAACTGTGTACGAGCTCACAATTTAGCCGCAGGGAGTGAGCTTCTTGTTGCCTGCGCCACGAGGGTTCTCATCCTTCCAGTCATCCCATGCCCTTGCTTTCTCCTCTTCggcgtcctcgtcgtcctgGGCTGAACTGGTGCCATCCTTGTGCCAAG carries:
- the LOC100833635 gene encoding uncharacterized protein LOC100833635, producing the protein MELTSAEEEPRLGTPMGLGLGGDTMEAVRRAFPGQHFALHVVNRAFGRPDPAERSRQDSSACVVNGARASENPVDLEKAAENPGKSSAQQGSSTGGIGEPAPSEKRVGSGEIEHAGQHHGAPPAPAGIGDDAGASGTGGWRRRIRRGRIPDEREPDADRVSALEKALTGFAVRQTDVIVSPAVGTCFDSLAEAYEFYNIYSWETGFGIRYGRSRVNSKGSKCMQEITCCQGGKPAKDGKSRRCDCTALIRLLRTDDNGWYITQHRKVHNHGFSTAYYNKLQWPSHKHIDKYTRDLVRQLAGNNVNLGVYDTIASFFGRRTENVPFTKRSIRTLCGEVIREQAADDDARKTMETAPVLGEKDPENHTQEETPVNHRGSTSTNTDSVNVPADPLRYPDQGDTQINTEAGRLADLMLAFGDCHLVLKNCTYDDLMNSNGTMSGLEEAVKAVTPHLQQGIFGDLWSRAHNSGGIVSAQVLTIRDLFRFTRWLTTTTGQHNLRCVEQHVKLVKSGNGVFEPEQMALLQLYQAENDEHSREMRRLQGERDEKIAHYMAKIDEARKTFEVNVEAAKVRYPVSSSYCPLDTNELRGQCWTVYLAHCRKEAKDLNARASNIVEKYGPELLQRHLYEFCSQETNREALLKYGQTKVKKLKEAGVAQGENTLHGYMALLDIEKACALLAAEEQIANDPDTCGGGDEERRTNRSNGVARDVAAGGAAQENGSEDAPERPPLQKRLRSGQSYAR